The following are encoded together in the Equus przewalskii isolate Varuska chromosome 14, EquPr2, whole genome shotgun sequence genome:
- the GNLY gene encoding granulysin, whose product MGCGGRLSSCPTMTSRALLLLASALLGTPGLTFSGLNPESYDLATAHLSDGEQFCQGLTQEDLQGDLLTERERQGIACWSCRKILQKLEDLVGEQPNEATINEAASRVCRNLGLLRGACKKIMRTCLRLISRDILAGKKPQEVCVDIKLCKHKAGLI is encoded by the exons ATGGGGTGTGGAGGGCGCCTCAGCAGCTGCCCCACCATGACCTCCCGGGCCCTCTTGCTCCTTGCCTCGGCGCTCCTGGGCACTCCAG GTCTGACCTTTTCTGGTTTGAACCCTGAGAGCTACGACCTGGCGACAGCCCACCTGTCTGATGGAGAGCAGTTCTGCCAGGGCCTGACTCAGGAGGACCTCCAG GGTGACCTGCTGACGGAAAGAGAGCGGCAGGGCATCGCCTGTTGGTCTTGTCGGAAGATACTCCAGAAGCTGGAGGATTTGGTGGGAGAGCAGCCCAATGAG GCCACCATCAACGAGGCTGCGTCCCGGGTGTGCAGGAATTTGGGGCTCCTGAGAGGCGCCTGCAAGAAGATCATGAGGACGTGTCTTCGTCTCATCTCCAGGGACATCCTGGCTGGCAAAAAGCCCCAGGAAGTCTGCGTGGACATCAAGCTATGCAAACATAAAGCAG GTCTCATCTGA